The Megalops cyprinoides isolate fMegCyp1 chromosome 10, fMegCyp1.pri, whole genome shotgun sequence genome window below encodes:
- the eny2 gene encoding transcription and mRNA export factor ENY2 — translation MSKDSQMRAAINQKLIEMGERERLKELLRAKLIECGWKDQLKAHCKDVIKEKGLEHVTVEDLVAEITPKGRALVPDSVKKELLQRIRAFLAQHSTL, via the exons ATGAGTAAAGATTCGCAAATGAGGGCTGCGATAAACCAGAAGCTGATTGAAATGGGCGAACGGGAGCG ATTGAAGGAGTTGCTCAGAGCCAAACTTATAGAATGTGGGTGGAAAGACCAATTGAAAGCACATTGTAAAG ATGTAATCAAGGAAAAGGGCTTGGAGCATGTGACTGTGGAAGACCTGGTGGCAGAAATCACACCAAAAGGAAGAG cCCTTGTACCTGACAGTGTGAAGAAAGAACTTCTACAGAGAATTAGAGCTTTTCTTGCTCAGCATTCCACCCTATGA
- the ebag9 gene encoding receptor-binding cancer antigen expressed on SiSo cells, producing MAISQFRLFKICTCLATLLSFFKRLICRSGRLRKLSGDQITLPTTVDFSSVPKQPEIEEWSSWDEEAPTSIKIEGGNGNLPPPQNDAEEDEPDYFKDMAPTIRKTQKIVLKKREPLNFSCPDGSTGFSSRLAATQDVSFIQPSAELGDMDNWQEDANAWEDESDAAWEAEEVLRQQKLAEREKRAMEQQRKKMEKEAQRLMKKEQKIAVKLS from the exons ATGGCAATTTCACAGTTCCGCCTTTTTAAGATTTGCACTTGCCTAGCAACTCTGCTCTCCTTCTTTAAAAGATTGATATGCAG GTCAGGAAGGTTGCGAAAGCTAAGCGGTGACCAGATAACATTGCCAACTACAGTGGACTTCTCCTCAGTACCCAAACAG CCTGAGATTGAGGAATGGAGCTCCTGGGACGAGGAAGCCCCCACCAGCATCAAAATCGAGGGGGGCAACGGCAACCTTCCGCCCCCCCAGAACGATGCTGAGGAGGATGAGCCAGATTACTTCAAGGACATGGCCCCTACCATCAGGAAAACGCAGAAA ATCGTCCTGAAGAAGAGGGAGCCGCTGAATTTTTCCTGCCCAGATGGAAGCACGGGTTTCTCGAGCAGGCTGGCAGCCACACAGGACGTGTCTTTCATCCAGCCATCG GCTGAGCTAGGGGACATGGACAACTGGCAGGAGGATGCCAACGCCTGGGAGGATGAATCAGACGCAGCATGGGAGGCGGAGGAGGTGCTGAG GCAGCAGAAGCTGGCAGAAAGGGAGAAACGGGCCATGGAGCAGCAGCGGaagaaaatggagaaagagGCTCAGAGACTGATGAAAAAAGAGCAGAAGATCGCGGTTAAGCTTTCATAA
- the sybu gene encoding syntabulin, with the protein MGPFQEYQEHKVPEKESHRSRIPRLVLRPYRPKQKGSPLSDSPFSEEESRDCDLSSDHSKRTISTHSFCSDDTGCPSSQSASPSGSENSPLGSPSPGERKVKVKRVRVDVMAEWSAPPPRHKREQRSSKLPKGSEADFSSSSSAGSVRTRETRETGSSTGKKASFSRTRGAHIRSLPVQKQTGTVATLRDKELYGLYRSPPHTPVSSNSSSNSGSSPTTRRSSAVRYHSCGDNHGIKPPNPEQYLTPLQQKEVTIRHLRSKLKESECRVSERESEIEELKAQLGRMREDWIEEECHRVEAQLALKEARKEIKQLRQVVETMKNSLMEKDKGIQKYFIDINIQNKKLESLLHSMEMAQNGSLQEEPTLDFICDSSPGKALAELDHGPALEDQAAEKMADSSLLVDDEMANRTDILEHVLMSTAVDSSHDLKLGVSQASLLQISTEKAPPLPASVPLPADMPPGEPQSTLEEKSVQTDVVSYTPDLQALLLHLLKLQSGDRPGLIPGLPELPMFQSPDAAAVTDLTPSDPSSVILVTPEESTDQGQPSETTEGQHPMAAQDPGTPSGEEEKGQCTALVEKHYWSNSFLVDLVALAAPMVPTVAWLYSKHRGQGAPVYNIGTLIRGCCIVGLHSLRQVSLGPVI; encoded by the exons ATGGGTCCTTTCCAGGAATACCAG GAACACAAGGTGCCGGAGAAGGAAAGCCACCGCAGTCGCATCCCCCGTCTGGTCCTCCGCCCTTACCGTCCGAAACAGAAGGGATCGCCGCTCTCAGACTCACCATTTTCCGAAGAGGAGAGCAGGGACTGCGACCTCAGCTCTGACCACTCCAAAAGAACCATTAgcacacacagtttttgttCAG ATGACACCGGGTGCCCCAGCAGTCAGTCGGCGTCCCCCTCAGGCTCGGAGAATAGCCCGCTAGGGTCCCCCTCGCCCGGCGAGCGAAAGGTGAAGGTGAAGAGGGTGCGGGTGGACGTGATGGCGGAGTGGAGCGCGCCCCCACCGAGGCACAAGAGGGAGCAGAGGTCATCCAAGCTGCCCAAAG GTAGCGAGGCGGacttcagctcctccagcagtgCAGGAAGTGTTAGGACCCGGGAGACCCGGGAGACTGGCAGCTCCACAGGGAAGAAAGCATCTTTTTCACGCAC TCGTGGTGCCCACATCAGGAGTCTCCCAGTGCAAAAGCAAACGGGGACCGTAGCAACTCTCCGGGACAAGGAGCTGTACGGGCTGTACAGATCGCCCCCTCACACCCCGGTGTcctccaacagcagcagcaactcGGGTTCGAGCCCTACTACCAG GAGGTCCAGCGCTGTGCGCTACCACTCCTGCGGGGACAACCACGGCATCAAGCCCCCGAACCCGGAGCAGTACCTGACCCCACTCCAGCAGAAGGAGGTGACCATCAGACACCTGAGGAGCAAGCTGAAGGAGTCTGAGTGCAGAGTCAGTGAAAG GGAGTCTGAGATCGAGGAGCTGAAGGCGCAGCTGGGCCGGATGAGAGAGGACTGGATTGAAGAGGAGTGCCACCGTGTGGAGGCCCAGCTGGCCCTGAAGGAGGCCCGCAAGGAGATCAAGCAGCTGCGGCAGGTGGTGGAGACCATGAAGAACAGCCTGATGGAGAAGGACAAGGGCATCCAGAAGTACTTCATCGACATCAACATCCAGAACAAGAAGCTGGAGTCGCTGCTGCACAGCATGGAGATGGCGCAGAATGGCTCCCTGCAGGAGGAGCCCACCCTGGACTTCATCTGCGACTCCTCGCCCGGCAAGGCCCTCGCCGAGCTGGATCACGGCCCTGCTCTGGAGGACCAGGCCGCCGAGAAGATGGCGGACAGCAGCCTGCTGGTCGACGACGAGATGGCCAACCGGACGGACATCCTGGAGCACGTGCTGATGTCGACGGCGGTCGACTCCAGCCATGACCTGAAGCTGGGGGTGTCGCAGGCCAGCCTGCTTCAGATCTCGACAGAAAAAgctccacccctccctgccAGTGTGCCCCTCCCCGCTGACATGCCCCCCGGCGAGCCGCAGAGCACCCTGGAAGAGAAGTCCGTCCAGACGGATGTCGTCTCCTATACCCCTGACCTGCAAGCtctcctgctccacctgctgAAACTGCAGAGCGGTGACCGCCCCGGGCTTATCCCTGGTCTCCCGGAGCTTCCGATGTTCCAGAGCCCGGACGCCGCTGCGGTGACGGACCTGACTCCCAGCGACCCTTCGTCTGTCATCCTGGTCACTCCGGAGGAGTCCACCGATCAGGGCCAGCCTTCAGAGACCACAGAGGGCCAGCACCCAATGGCTGCGCAGGATCCTGGCACGCCAtcaggggaggaggagaagggccAGTGCACAGCGCTGGTGGAGAAGCACTACTGGAGTAACAGCTTCCTGGTGGATCTGGTTGCCCTGGCAGCACCAATGGTGCCCACAGTGGCCTGGCTCTATTCCAAACATCGGGGCCAGGGGGCGCCGGTGTACAACATTGGCACTCTGATCCGAGGTTGCTGCATTGTTGGCCTGCACTCTCTCCGCCAAGTCTCCTTGGGGCCAGTCATCTAA